cgaaattaacGAGGTTAAATATAAAGTCTGATCATGGAACGATCTTAAAATACGTACGTTTAACTAGAATTAGAAATTCCTCGCCGAAACAAATAAGAGATGCTCACCTGGACCACACGCTTGGGCAGACCGATTTCGCGCCCCAGCATCTCGCACTCGGCCATCGTAGGCGTCTTGTAGTCCGAGAATAGTGACTTCATCACCTTCACTTGGGTGGCGGACATCTGGGTTCGATATCTCTTGCCGCTCGATTGGCCTGTCCCACTGCTTGCGCCAGTGACCGGTGGACCTGGTGTGCTTCCAGTTCCCGCGGAAGCCGGACCCTGTCTCGAGCTTTGCGTGCTCGAGGCAGGGCTCGCGGGGCCACTCTCGTCGTCTAGGAATTCCGTAGTCTCGCTCATACTGTCGTCATCGCAGATACTTCTTTCGGAAAGATCGGTAAGCGGGCCGCAATCGCTACCGCCGCGGAAATGAGTGCCGTGTTGTTCATCGAGAAGATTGCCCAGCCCGCCGAGGTTCAGTTTCATAGGGCGGCTAAGATCGACAGGTTTGCTCAGATCCAGAGGAGATTCGCCGCTGTTGCTGCTTGTCTGATGATTCACCGTCTCTTGTTTCCCGTTGCTGGCGTGGGCCTGCAACTCGCTGATGTATCGTTTCATCGACTCCTCGTAGTACTTTTTCAATGATGCCTCCATGTCGGTGTTGAACGGTGGGAAGAGGGGAGGCATCATGTTGGGTGTGCTAGGGTTCGAGGGAGCGGACTCCATTGACAGCTCCTCGTCTGGGATATTGTCGATATTAACCTCGCCACGCGCCACCTGGTCGGCGTGTTTGCTGCTGAGATGCGATTCCAAGGCGGATTTCACCTTGAACAAGGCTGGACAGAAGGGGCAGCGCTTGTTGATCACCTGACTGTGCGCGCGGAATTGACCCTTTCGCTCGCGGGCGCGAGTATTTTGAAACCATACTTGCACCACGCGCTTCTTCAACCCAACCTCGCGAGCTATTGTCTCCAACATCTTTCTCGATGGATTAGATTCGATCTGGTACTTTTGATACAAATAGTCTAACTGTTCAGGCAGTATGGTTGTTCTCAGTCGTTTGTCTTTTGGCTGCTCGCTGTGCTCGGAATTCGATCGCGATTCGCCGCCTGTCGCCTCGTCGAAATCCTCGTATTTCCTCTTTCTATCCTGCATCATCGCTATCAACGGATGAGGAGCATCAGTTGCCACTCCTGTGGTAGCGTTCAACGCCTGCTGTTGCAGGATCCCAAAGGGTGAATCTGGTGGATAAGCGGGTGGGAAGAGGGACGGGTTCATGATATGTACCAACTGATGCTCGCGCCACAGTTCGAACCGTCCGAACATCAGATTGCATTTATCGCACTGAAAACTACCCTCCTTCGACTCAGTCTGCgattgctgttgttgttgttgttgttgctgctgttgttgctgctgttgctgctgctgctgtgaTTGCTGATGCGACTGTCCCATCGCCTGTTGCTGATGATGGGGCGGCGTAGCTGTGTTCAACGGTTGTTGCAACTGTTCCGCGAGGGCGGGCGCGCTCGTAGGATTGGTGGAGACTGCGTTAGCAGTGGTGGTGGTCGAGCTGCTGTTGCTGTCTTCAGAACTGAGAACCGCGGCTACTTGGGCCGCGGCCGCCTGCGCTTGGGCGCTCCTCTTCGCGTCCTCCTCCTTGAAGCAGTGCGTCTTCTGATGACGAATGAGCTCGTAGTATCTCTGAAACACCAGCAAACACTTCTTGCATTGGTAATTCAAGCCTGGGGTCCGCTGGAAGCGGCCCGAACCGTCGTCACCCTCGCGGCCCCCCGGTGTCACTGGCTCAGCAGCTGGCTGATTCTCGTACACCTTTCGGGCTTTCTGTCTAGCGTTTTGGAACCAAACCACGATCACACGCGGGCTCAATCCTAGAAGTTTGCTCAAATATTCCAGGTCGTCGTCCTTCGGGTACGCGTTGTTTTCGAAGAACTCTTGCAGCACTTTGATTTGATAATCAGTGAATCTTGTCCGATTCGCACGTTTCCCCGAACTTCCACCTGACGAACTGCTGCCGTTCGCGCTTCCACTGAACGAATAATCAGTCGGCCCACGGCCAGGGCTCAAAGATCTCTGAGGCGTCAGCGCCATCGCCGCGATTGGACTCGCCACCACGCTACTTGTCCCCGAATTAGGACTGGCGAAATTTTGGGGCGCCAGCTTCGGCGGTAGCATCGGGGCGCTTGGAGTGCTGGTGGCTGATGGCGCGTGCGTCGACACGTCGTGATGGATGCCAGAGAATACCGAGCTCATGCTCAGCGCCGGTGAGTGCGGCCTCGATTGTTGCCCGCCCGAACTTCCGGGCGAATGATGTTGTTGCTCCTCCTGATGCTGAGATTGTTGCTGAATATGACACTGCGGTTGTTCTtgaatttcttgttttatatCGGTTGGCTGGGACGTGTTGACTGACGTGGCCGTAGGTGGTGGAGTTGCTTGTTTGTTTGGGCTTTTGTCATCCGAGGAACTGCTCCCGGACACACTCGAATTCAACGGTGTGACCTTCGCCTCCCCCGTTTTTTCGTATTCCTCGAGATTCAGGGTCGTGCTAGGCGGATTGTTGAAGTTGTAAGGGCTGTCCTTGTTGCGCTGCCGTTCTTTGAACAACGTGTTCCTGAACCAGTGTTTGATCACTTTAGGCGGTAGACCACTTTGGGCAGCCATGTCTAGAATCTGCTCCTCGCCGGGGGAATTATTGATGTCGAAATGCGCCCGTAATATCTTTAGCTGTTCGTCGGTAATGCGTGTTCGCGCTCGTTTCTGCGAGGCAGCCGCGTTTGCCTGTAAGAAAAGGTCGCCTATGctttctttctcgttcgcAAATTCGAGGATAATTTACCAGGTTGGTTTATTCGCTTTGACAGGGTCtggttttaatttcatttttttttttttgcattccgATTCTTCGTAATGCCATTATCAGAGATTATGAATGATTGTATGAAAAGTGATAAAATGcggatttttacatatttgcaAAATGTATGTTTATCTGATAAATCATACTTTAATCTGAACGTTTATatcaaatgtataaaatgCATGAAATGTATGAAtgttttttgcataaaaattcgcAGTCTAGtgataataagattaatataaatgaattatattaattattttatcgaatactTTTATCTTCTCATTGACAATGAGAATCTTCAAACAGTTCACATTTCCTAATCATAAATCAAGTATTttagatcatttttttaataaaaaaaatgtatatttttatttattttttatttgcaaagtAAACAAATTTGACAGATATTCAAAACTaaatattgaaacgaaaatacTAATTGAGGAAAAACcaaaatattctcaataaaatatataataacaatataattaataatgaatataatatgaacTCAAGATAAGAATACAatggattataaaattactcaCGGCTGCTGCTTGTTGCTGCTGTAAAGCCAGATGTTGTTTGGCCAGGAGATCAGCTTGAGCATTGATAGGCGGATATCCGGTGGCTGTGCCATCATACGGTGGTGGTGGCAACATCATTGGCACCAATGGAGGTTGAAGATTCATAGCAGCCAAAGCAGGAACGTTCAATCCAAGCGGTAATCCCATCATACCCATCATCAATCCAGGATATTGTTGAAGCTGTTGTTGCAACTGAGATGCAGCCATGGCGTTCAGAGCAGCTTGCATTTCCGTCATTTGTTGTGCCAAAGTCAATTGAGCgtgctgttgctgctgttgctgttgttgctgctgctgttgatgctgctgctgctgctgctgttgttgctgctgctgttgctgttgATGTTGTTGAATGTGATGCTGAGTATTGGTTGGCAGCACAGTGGGTGTGGTGGAATCAGTGCTCGACACTGGAGTGTTGCTTAAAGCTGGAGTGGTCGCCGGTGTTGTAGAAGTAGCTTCTGGCGTCTTACTGATTCTATCCTTGTTCTCGATGATTTCCTCTTTTACCTTCTCTCGTTGCTCCTTGTCCGAACTAAGATCTTGCGGTTGCCCGGAGGCTGGTGTTGAACTTCTCGGTCCAGATGGTGTGGAAGAGGACGTAGCAACTGTGACTACCACACTCTTCTTTTCATATTCACACTTGAACTGTTGAGCATACTTCTCTAAGAATTCTCGAGGTACCAAATCGCGGTGCACCTCCTCGCAATGTGCCTTCAGCACCCAAACGCTGCTGAATTCCTTATTACAATGCTGGCAGGTGCTTCTGGTCAATTCCGGTATAACGTCATCGTCCGTGTGCTCCTCggcttcttcctctctctcccgaGCAGCTTGAGCGGCGAGAGCTTGTTTCTGTTGCTCCTGCTTCTGCTGTTCCTGTTGGGCCTGAAGCGCGGCTGccgcctcctcttccttacGCTGACGCCTTTGATGATTCTCGTTGAACTGCATCACTAGATCGAAACCAAAGCTCTCCAAAAGATGTTTGTACATTTGTGATGTCTTGTGACGGGGCTGAGAGAGGATGTCCTGGGCGGTTTGCGTGGAGTGTTGTGCACTCTGCTGCATGTGCTGCTGAGGTCCTGGCGTTGTGGAGGTTGGAGGCGGTGTTTTCGCTGGCGCGGATGAAGCGAGCTGTTGCGAAGCCGCCAATTGTTGAAACAATGCCAAAGGATTACTGAAGATGCAATACAATTGTTGATGGGTGGCAAGTTGCTCTTGGTTCACGAAGAGAGCGCTGCAGCGAGGACAGGACAGCATTGCGCCGCTATTCCCGGAAGTACTGGTGTTGACAGGTGGACTATTAGGGCTGCTAGGTGGAGGCTGTTCGATCAGGGGACGCGCGAGGTCGAGTTGGCCGCTTGCAGCGAGATCTGGTAATTTACTGGCCCTGGTCTGATGGAGCACGCTCCTCATGTGAATGTCCAAAGTGCTACCTTGGGAATAAGCTACCTTGCATATGTTACATTTGTAGGGTTTTTTGTCCTGATCTTGCTGAGAATCTGGCGATTCTGTCGGACTGGCAGGTGGAACCACGGAGATCAACGTATTGTTGTTACCCTGCTCTTGCATGGCTCTCTTCAATTTGTGCAGATGGCTCACGCTATTGTAATGGacgagaagaatatttttctgagTGAAACTTTCTTTGCAAACATCGCACTTGTACGGTCTATTCGGATCCAGATACTTCTCCATAGGGTAAGACATTTTCTCCCCTTTGCGATGCAGCAACGTTTTATTGTGACCTGTCAAATAGCTCTGCCTTGTGAACGCGACTTTGCAACGATGACATTTGAATTTCCTCCCTGGATCATGATAAGAATCCTCAGCTACCGGTTGGCTGTTCAGATAATCCTCCAGGAGGCGTTGCTCCTTGTGCAACGGCGACGAGTCGCTCGCGTcactctcttcttcttccgccTTGCTAGCATCGTCCTCGACGTTCTGCTCACCGACGAGGCTGCCCTGCCTGCGCAGTGCCTCCTCCGTGAGCGCCTGAAGAAGCGGATGGGCGTGCAACAAACTCTGCTTGTATTGGGCCAATTCGTCCTCGTGGAGATCCGCATGGGCGGATTCGAGGTGTCTTTGGAGCGCCTGAACCGACCGAAACGATCTTCCACAGAGGGCGCACTTGGTCGCGTCTCTGATGGCGTGATACTGCGAGTGTTGTTGCAACTTCTCCAGTGTTTTGAACGCGAGACTGCACTGGCCGCATCGATACTTATATACATGTTTCTCGCTGACAGCGAGTGTGGGCGTAGTGGCAGGATGGATCTCCCTGTGGTGTTGTTGCAGCTCCTCCAAGGAGCGGCAAACACGGCCGCAAACGGTGCATCTCGTGATCTCCTCGATCTCCTCGTTGGCTCCGCGCTCGCTCAAATCCTCCTCTTGCGGCTGCTTGATGGTGGTGGTCGGTGAGGACGGCATTGCCACGGCCGGCGTCGAGGTGTTCCGCGGATTGTTGTTCAGCCAATGGCTCTGGTCAACCAGCAGCAGAAGACGTTGTAAACCGTCCGCGTTCACCGAGTGTATTTGCATCACGTGTTTCTCGAGCGCGGAACGCTCTTTGAACCCGTCCTGGCACAACGGGCACAACAATTCCGGAGGCGGCTCCTCCTTTACAGTCTCTGCTTTGTCCTCGGCGTCCTGGACATGAGCAACTTGCAAATGCTGCCTCAATTCCTCGCGCGACGTTGGCTGATAAGTGCAATACGGGCAGGTGACTTCCTCGTGATCGTTCTCCGGCTCTTGTTCAGCCTCCTGATCGTTATCCGGCTCCTGCTTCACCTCGCTGCCGCAGTCGCTACCTTCCTCTCGTCGGTCTGGAAAAGAAAACGGTAATCGGGATTCGCATGGTAATTGAGGCGAGAGATCAACGGGCGATGCGTTTTGAAGCGCGTTGTTCTATGCAAGCGAGGAGGAGAATTAAATGAAGGGAAAATGGCACGAGTGacgtgaattgaaaatttatgtatggTACTTCTGAAtgtcgaaataatttataaagatgcAAGAATgtgtcaaaatatttttacttttattcaaCTTGTACCATTGTGATGCTATAAAGATGCAAAGTATGAAGAATGCGcacaatatatcaaaatatattattatatattatattcaaagtaAAGTATTCATTGTAACActgaattgtttaaataaatttttatttgaatctttttgtttaattatattcgtaaaaGTTGAGATAAATTTGCATGAAATTTGcatatttcagatttttttatatatgatgatttaatttaacaagatatattaattgtaaaattataagaataaatatatatttaatttattcgtatgaCTTGCGATCGCCGATCAatcaaaatatcttgaaaaaaatatggccTACGCATTCGTATTCATACAAGCGCAACGTTGGCTTATAATTTTTCCCGATTCGCATTTCTAAGTTCTTTAACCTTAATTTTAAGGGGCGTTTTAAAAGCATCGAAATTTCCGCACGGTGAAAACCGGAAATCACTATGGGAACACACCGTGCAATTGGGCCGCATTAACGTTAACAGTTTTTGATTCGTGCAACATAAATTCTTGTGCCTTAATACCACCGATTACTATCTGCCGATAACGCGAACGTGTAATTCCCCTTTCTATTAAGACGCCGATAAATCGTCGATCGACATCAAAAATCTTAACAGCCGAAAAAAGAACCATTAATCTTGCAGCTGCATGTGAACAGAGGTATAAGTCGATAATGTTGTGAGAGAAAGTAAATTATGTGTAACGGCAGCGAAAGCATTTCGTCCCGTGACGCCGATTCTCTTGTTTCGGTGttacgtttcttcttttcgtttttctcttaAGTTCGATGCAGATCCTTGCACGAGCGATGCAtgctttttacttttttattacggATAAGTAAATTACGAACAGATTTTATTGGCGATTACACagctaattgaaatttatcgttggtatcaattatcgatattgcaatcttaaattgaaaaatattggaagttaaattaaacattgttttaaagcatgtatttttgtttttccttctataaagttttaaattttcaattctaacGAATTTTTAGAGCTAAAAAAATCTGGGGAATTTCGTGTTGTTTAGattgtttttaaatcgatCATTCTGagtgaaaagatatttttaataactgtttaatattcttttgttaaatCGTGTTTAATAATACTTGTTATTATaacgtttttattaataattctgttgaaatattgtatataaataaattataaaaataaaaatcaatagaaactaaataatatgtaataaattaaaaagtaaataaattagaaacaaattatattatattttctgaacacttagtaatattttagtaatatttttaaaaatttgtatgcacgtatgtatatattaagaaaaatatattacaaattattaaacatcgaataaaaatattaaaaccatTGGATGAGAAAAcgtcaaaatgaaaatagtatCCGTGATTCTAGTATTAAAGAacctgttaaaaataaatgttatttgctTCAATTATGGACTATAAAAACAAGTTTAACTTCCTTCGTCACATTACAATTTATCACACAAAATTATACGATCTTATAGTGTTTATTATAACACAAcagatataatatgaaaaatgttcAACTATCCATCCTAGTTCCCTCACttcataaaattgataaataagaaaattacaacattttaattttaatgctctacgacaaaaaagaaatattcaaagttttcGCACTCAttgaatttatgtttatataaaaaatttatttaacaaaagttTTAACGATTGAAATGTtatcttattctatttcaagATAATTCAGTACATCTACAGTgaattaaatctataatttttgttaaattaaataataatagagtagttttatgatatttatatcatactcTTTTTGTGtgaaataatactaaaatctttataatttttataatctttataacctaaataatttaaaattttctacatggtagtattttttcattctttgagatatattgaaatataaataaagttgaaaaactttattatacatcttttaagaatttaaaatcgattaaaaaagataaaaatttcaattttcaaatatacctgaacgaataatattaataacaaaatatgagAGATAAATCATTAGAGAAAATAGTAATCACAATTGATTTCTCTAATATTAATCCATCTACGAAGAGaatggaattaaataaatgataaattaaatagtaatattgatttttataaaattcacctTCGAGAATTTcaaacacgaaaaaaaaagaaaaaagaagaaatttcgacTCGACCGACATTTTCTCGCACACCTCTAGCAAATTATCAGGGGATGGGACGATGATGGTTGTGTGCAGACGTCGCAGATGCTTCCTTGTCCGTAACAATACCACTTGAAATTACAGATTGCCGATGCATGGAAATTATCGACGGGGTCGTTTTCGACTGGGAGGGAAAAACGCGTGGCTTGCGGAGAAAGCAAGACGCGAAAATAAAGGGAGGACCGCCTATTCGCGTGGTCTCCGCCATTGTCCAAAACCGCATTTACGTCGAACAGGCGTCAGTTGCGACGATGCAACGCGTGCTACTGGTTTCATACACATCGGTGAAGCCCTTTCGGATGATTTCGTTCGTCTCCCTTTGGGACGAATGAATGTTTGAAAATTCGGATGATCGTTGGATATGGAAAAATGTAATGTGATTAGCTCAGAAAATAGTTggtttttttctaatatggTAATCGCCTGATTGTGgaaatatgtttcattttcatataatttagagattttagttataatattacataagtgtatattatatcagtatattatatcttatcatTGTGaagtcatattatttaattataagtttgaGAATTGCTTAGCTTTATATCCCTCAAAATGGTAACCTTGTTTCctatttggaaatatatatcaaaaattttatagtttctttgaatgaacgaaaataaaataagaaagaatattagttaaaaagttataaaaataataaattatttgtaaataagataataaaaaatttggatattggatattaataattaaaagaaaatagatactTTTAAGttcttatcattatataacaattttttttatcgttcaatttatatttctataataattcaaaaaataaataataacttgattttgtataattttagatatatacgaaatttattcattatcatataaaaattttctaatttttcaaaatattaattatatgacgTCTTCATCCCCAAGTATTCCAATTGTGAATAACTTTGAATATATGACAACAACAAAATGGAAAAGTCTAATTTCGCTCTGTCCCTTCTCGAATAACACATTGTATCGTTCtcgtacatttatataaatacaggCCCTCGATATACGTAATAACACTCGGCATTGTGCGTGTCATGGCACACGCCATCGCCATCTGCCATACGAAATTACCGCCATTGCACGCTAATTACGCgataatcgatgaaaatattgaatttattaataaagatgTCGAGTGAATCTTTCTTTGAAAACGATTTGAcagatatgaatttttatctacata
The sequence above is drawn from the Apis cerana isolate GH-2021 linkage group LG11, AcerK_1.0, whole genome shotgun sequence genome and encodes:
- the LOC108000131 gene encoding zinc finger homeobox protein 4 isoform X1 codes for the protein MPSSEPHPPQYHLQHHNIPPSHLQQHTSTAIGQHQLYQQLVAAHQQHQQQQQQQRQQQHGGPFQNSTYTQQKQEMSPEEEGGRGGGSPPAAGAALHQPHHPRTASPPSGTEPCTRDAIPTPTPIADTTTTTTTTTMTMQSQGQQQQQQEQQGPSPSPSPTGGDVEKFDGKIVYNPDGSAYIIEGESELSEDDSLPDGCIVDGRGVSVPHSLVFPQIASAYYVSRLYAHQAYQQQQQQQQQRSAAQQHNADLPVMHSYRVISYRSAEGSKQPPPPPAAPPPPAASVPVKPILMCFICKLSFGYAKSFVAHAQGEHQLTLMEDERQILSHSTASAIIQAVGRGKQPLVSFLEPVTSSTCPQPSAAQMQNQQQQQRTESTDHETPTTTSTPASTPGVPSSPQQQQQQQQPQRPSPSTPTTPTSHSNHPLAYNHQQPQQHQWAGGQVSAASWAKAPDASGMHYTSPPPPSSSSTKGSPSSYAALTQQPPNFLTGTTIGVCPEHMQGRPSGVECPKCELILASSRLAGPGGPLAGIHSRNSCKTLKCPKCNWHYKYQETLEIHMKEKHPESETSCIYCIAGQPHPRLARGETYTCGYKPYRCEVCNYSTTTKGNLSIHMQSDKHLNNMQELQQGGGGGSTASNPSSSQDAPMPTRSPHHQQNHSPHITGQAGNQGKPKPTFRCDVCNYETNVARNLRIHMTSEKHTHNMLVLQQNVKHMQTLSALQSHHQQAQHHHQQAQQQHQQQLEQLLHLGGLDKPQHAEAALADMAYNQALLIQMMTGGQLPPQLPPEIMGGMASMGAMGNLGGDGLSPDSMDPPPEPADPDPSHLYHCCVCNNFATDSLEALGHHLAVDRTRTREGEILALVAGHFVCKLCSYKTNLKANFQLHCKTDKHLQRLQHVNHVKEGGLRNEWKLKYLASPTSAAQLRCHACDYYTNSAHKLALHAASPRHEAASLLLRHLLEASANIPSQAKLYHCALCGFSARHRLPLLQHVRSLRHLQMEQLHQLHRRSGIQGNETPHTDIGDVFQVMSDPDAPPAQQPSPTAPTTPNATSANNDRREEGSDCGSEVKQEPDNDQEAEQEPENDHEEVTCPYCTYQPTSREELRQHLQVAHVQDAEDKAETVKEEPPPELLCPLCQDGFKERSALEKHVMQIHSVNADGLQRLLLLVDQSHWLNNNPRNTSTPAVAMPSSPTTTIKQPQEEDLSERGANEEIEEITRCTVCGRVCRSLEELQQHHREIHPATTPTLAVSEKHVYKYRCGQCSLAFKTLEKLQQHSQYHAIRDATKCALCGRSFRSVQALQRHLESAHADLHEDELAQYKQSLLHAHPLLQALTEEALRRQGSLVGEQNVEDDASKAEEEESDASDSSPLHKEQRLLEDYLNSQPVAEDSYHDPGRKFKCHRCKVAFTRQSYLTGHNKTLLHRKGEKMSYPMEKYLDPNRPYKCDVCKESFTQKNILLVHYNSVSHLHKLKRAMQEQGNNNTLISVVPPASPTESPDSQQDQDKKPYKCNICKVAYSQGSTLDIHMRSVLHQTRASKLPDLAASGQLDLARPLIEQPPPSSPNSPPVNTSTSGNSGAMLSCPRCSALFVNQEQLATHQQLYCIFSNPLALFQQLAASQQLASSAPAKTPPPTSTTPGPQQHMQQSAQHSTQTAQDILSQPRHKTSQMYKHLLESFGFDLVMQFNENHQRRQRKEEEAAAALQAQQEQQKQEQQKQALAAQAAREREEEAEEHTDDDVIPELTRSTCQHCNKEFSSVWVLKAHCEEVHRDLVPREFLEKYAQQFKCEYEKKSVVVTVATSSSTPSGPRSSTPASGQPQDLSSDKEQREKVKEEIIENKDRISKTPEATSTTPATTPALSNTPVSSTDSTTPTVLPTNTQHHIQQHQQQQQQQQQQQQQQHQQQQQQQQQQQQHAQLTLAQQMTEMQAALNAMAASQLQQQLQQYPGLMMGMMGLPLGLNVPALAAMNLQPPLVPMMLPPPPYDGTATGYPPINAQADLLAKQHLALQQQQAAAANAAASQKRARTRITDEQLKILRAHFDINNSPGEEQILDMAAQSGLPPKVIKHWFRNTLFKERQRNKDSPYNFNNPPSTTLNLEEYEKTGEAKVTPLNSSVSGSSSSDDKSPNKQATPPPTATSVNTSQPTDIKQEIQEQPQCHIQQQSQHQEEQQHHSPGSSGGQQSRPHSPALSMSSVFSGIHHDVSTHAPSATSTPSAPMLPPKLAPQNFASPNSGTSSVVASPIAAMALTPQRSLSPGRGPTDYSFSGSANGSSSSGGSSGKRANRTRFTDYQIKVLQEFFENNAYPKDDDLEYLSKLLGLSPRVIVVWFQNARQKARKVYENQPAAEPVTPGGREGDDGSGRFQRTPGLNYQCKKCLLVFQRYYELIRHQKTHCFKEEDAKRSAQAQAAAAQVAAVLSSEDSNSSSTTTTANAVSTNPTSAPALAEQLQQPLNTATPPHHQQQAMGQSHQQSQQQQQQQQQQQQQQQQQQQSQTESKEGSFQCDKCNLMFGRFELWREHQLVHIMNPSLFPPAYPPDSPFGILQQQALNATTGVATDAPHPLIAMMQDRKRKYEDFDEATGGESRSNSEHSEQPKDKRLRTTILPEQLDYLYQKYQIESNPSRKMLETIAREVGLKKRVVQVWFQNTRARERKGQFRAHSQVINKRCPFCPALFKVKSALESHLSSKHADQVARGEVNIDNIPDEELSMESAPSNPSTPNMMPPLFPPFNTDMEASLKKYYEESMKRYISELQAHASNGKQETVNHQTSSNSGESPLDLSKPVDLSRPMKLNLGGLGNLLDEQHGTHFRGGSDCGPLTDLSERSICDDDSMSETTEFLDDESGPASPASSTQSSRQGPASAGTGSTPGPPVTGASSGTGQSSGKRYRTQMSATQVKVMKSLFSDYKTPTMAECEMLGREIGLPKRVVQVWFQNARAKEKKARLAAGLPAEGSAVQPNRGPTGPDECRLCSVRYSAKSPLQEHVFSRRHIESVRVAVEEGSLVPPTPGAPIVPGGNTSAAGIGGSPVVGNQQQQQQQQQSDENMMYGSLFLHPTAMFQPQQQQHPGAAAASTATTTAVAAPGLSGSIHGSGLMSLHVEGGTQVQVPRSLMQAFLQQDPNHPGLETVRLPTPPCGSDENGPPQHCREVETELCLVCRRCGRAYPQESTLLAHQRSCYLGNQQRRGALRLVQSRYACSLCDGNNAGRTYTTITEWRRHAETLQHRARLEANQASQQQQQQFGNIGAESGGGEEVHPLTDEMEDVVNQITLLAARAAAESTTGQPQANERAASQDNNNAPDMKRQKLVQEVAALAGAR